The segment GACCGCCCTCCTCCAGGGCCACGAAGCCTCCGTCAACTGGCTCAACACGGCCCCGGCCGCCGACAAGGCCACCGCCATCAACGCCGCGCTGAAGGCGACCGCCGGCAGCACCCTCCCGGCCGACGTCATCGACCGATCCCTGAAGAACATCACCTTCACCGTGGACCCGCTCGCCGGAACCTACAAGAAGCTCCTCCAGGACGGCGTCGACGCCGGCATCACGAAACCCGCCGACATCAACGGCGTCTTCGACCTCCGCGCCCTCAACAGCGTGACCGGGCAGAAGACCTCGGCCGCAGGACTGGGCCAAGACTGAACCGCCAAGGCCCAACTGACTCGCAGTTGTTGTCGTTTTGAAGGCTCATAACGACAACAACTGCCAGCCAGTTGGGTGCACATTCAACAACGAAGCAACGAACGAAGGACGGGACCATGCCAGTCGTACTGGAACATCTGGGTAAACGCTTCGGCGACGGCGCCCCGGTGCTGGACGACGTCAACGCCACCATCCAGCAAGGCGAGTTCGTCGCCCTGCTCGGTGCGTCCGGCTGCGGCAAATCCACCCTGCTGAACATCCTCGCGGGGCTGGACCAGCCGACGTCGGGCGCCCTGGAGGTGCCCAGCGACGGTGCCGCCTTCATGTTCCAGGATTCGGCGCTGTTTCCGTGGCTCACTGCCCGCGGCAATATCGAACTCGCACTGAAGCTCGCCGACAAGTCCGGCAGCCTGAGCAAAGCGTCGCGTGCTGCCCGTGCGGGCGAGTTGCTGGACCTCGTCCATTTGGGTGGCGCGGGGGACAAGCGCCCGCACGAACTCTCCGGCGGCATGCGGCAGCGCGTTGCCCTGGCCCGCGCCTTGGCCCAGGACCGGCAGCTGTTGCTGATGGACGAGCCGTTCGCTGCGCTCGACGCCATCACCCGTGACCTTCTGCACGACGAGCTCGAGCGGATTTGGAAGGAAACCGGCCGCACCATCGTGTTCGTGACGCACAACGTGCGCGAAGCCGTGAGGCTCGGCCAGCGGGTCCTGCTGCTGTCCTCCCGTCCGGGACGGGTCGTGGCCGAGTGGAACGTCACCGAGGAACACCGGACCGACGCCGGCCGTGCCGGGGAACTGACCGGAACCATTACCCGCCGCCTGCGCGAGGAGATCCGCCGCCATGCCAATTGAACAGGAAACCCGACTCGTCGAGGGCGAGACTGTCGAGCAAGCTCCGCAGTCCCGCCACATCACCTCGCCGTCCCTGAAGGGAAACCCGGACGAACTCCGCGACCTCGAGGCCGGCCTGGACAAGTTGCAGTCGGATGCCCACCGCAAGGCGCGCATCGACTGGACCCGGATCATCCTCCCGATTGCGGCGCTCCTGGTCCTCATCCTGGCGTGGCAGTTTTACGTCTCCCTCGGTTTCAAGCGCCGGGACCAGGTTCCCGGCCCGCTCGACGTCCTGAGCCAGTTCGGTGCCCTCTGGGCCGAAGGCAAAGCCCAGGAAGCCGTCTGGACCTCACTTCAGCGCGGCGTGATCGGCTTCCTCATCAGCGTGGCCGTGGCTACTCCGGTGGGCCTGCTCCTGGCACAGGTGCAGCCGCTGCGCCGTGCCTTCGGACCGCTTATCTCCGGGCTCCAGGTGCTGCCGTCGGTGGCCTGGGTTCCGGCGGCGATCATCTGGTTCGGGCTCTCGGACGGCACTGTGTACTTCGTCGTCCTCATGGGTGCCATCCCGTCCATCATCAACGGGCTGATTTCCGGCGTCGACCAGATCCCGCCGCAGTACCGGAGCGTCGGCAAGGTCCTCGGGGCCTCGCGACTGCAGATGGCGTTGCAGATCGTCCTGCCAGCGGCCCTCCCCGGATACCTTGGCGGCCTCAAGCAGGGGTGGGCTTTCTCCTGGCGATCGCTCATGGCCGCAGAAATCATCGCGGTGGGCGGCACCATCGGCTTCGGACTCGGTTCGCTCCTGGACCAGGGCCGCACCTTGTCCGATATGGCCACGGTCATGTCCGCCATCCTGGCGATCTTGTTTGTCGGCATCCTGATCGAGCTCGTCGTGTTCGCCCCGATTGAGCGCCGCCTCCTCCTGCGCCGCGGCCTGCTGGCGGGGAGCACGCGCTAACGGCACCCGAACGCTCAACACAACCGAAACGCAGGGCCCGACGGCGACTTCCGCCGTCGGGCCCTTGCGTTCCCCGCCATCACTATCTCCTAGGTGATTGACGCATCAATATTGACACGTCAACTACTTGCGATATGATTGACGTGTCAATGAGATGGGGTGCAAGATGGTGACACAGGGCGATCTGACTGCCGGTGCGGTAGTGCGGCGGCGTATGACGGCGGGAGAGCTCGCGATTTGGCGGTTGTTGCTCGATACGACCGGGGAGCTTCGGAAAATTCTGGGTACCGAGTTGCAGGGGTCGAATCTTTCACCAGCGGACTATCAGGTCCTCCTGGCCCTCAGCGAGGCGGACGGCAGCCGGATGCGCTCATCAGAGCTCGCGTCCGCCATTGACTGGGAACGAAGCCGGCTGTCGCATCACCTGGGACGGATGGAGCGACGCGGCCTGATCCGCCGTGACGAGTGTGCCACCGACAGCCGTGGTGCTGAAGTCTCGCTCACCGACGACGGGGCGGAAGCCTTCCGGCGTGCAAGCGCGCCCCATATGAAGGCCATCAAGAAGCACTTCGTCGACGCCTTGACTCCCGGGCAGTTCGAGTCACTCGCCGATATCCTTCAGTCGCTGCAGGCCCATCTCCACCCTGAATCGACTGTCGCCCGTGGCGGGGAGGGGGGTCGTTCATGATCAGCGGAATGTTGTCGCCCCTGGGGGCGCCGCGGATTGCAGTGCTTGGAGCGGGGCACGTCGGCCCTGTGATCGCCCGGGTCGCGATCGACGCCGGCTATCACGTGTCGATCGCGGCCTCTGGTGACCCCGGCAAGATCGCCCTTATTACCCGTGTGCTGGTACCAGGGGCTGAGCCACGGTGGGCAGCCGACGCTGTCAGTGACGCCGACATTGTGGTGCTGGCCATCCCGCTGCACAAGTTTGAGGCCTTCGACCATGCCCTGGTGGCCGACAAGCTCGTCGTTGACACGATGAATTACTGGCCCCCCATCGACGGCGTGCGTGAGATGTTCGAAGACAGCGGGGCCGGCAGTAGCGAGATCGTTCAGGATCGGCTTCACCTATCGACGATCGTTAAGACACTCAACCACATCGGCTACCACGAATTGGAAGACGAACGCCGACCCCTCGGGTCCCGGGAACGCCGCGCGCTCGGCGTCGCTGGCGACGACCCAGGCGCCGTGGCCGTCGTGGCTGAAGTGATCGAGCGTATCGGCTACGACGCCGTCAGGCTGGACAGCCTGCGCGCCGGCCGTCTTCTCCAACCCGGCGGGCCTGTCTTTGGTGTACCGCTCGGCCGAACCGCGTTCGAGCTGGCCACCCGCGTCGGAGCCGCATAAGAGCCGCCGCGAGCCGTTTGTCCAACCAACACCAGGAAAGAGAGATCCGACGTGACAACAGCACCTTCACCCCCCGTACGCGCTACTGCGGGCGAAGCAGCGCAATTCCCGCTTGTCTTCGGTATGGACACGTTCGGCGACCGCACCAGCGATGATGAAGGCCGCCTACAGTCACACGCCCAAACGATTCGCGACGTCGTCGAACAGGGCGTGCTTGCCGACCAAGTCGGTATCGACTTCATCGGGATCGGTGAACACCACACCGATGACTTCCCCTTGTCGGCGGCCGACGTGGTGCTCGCCGCGATCGCAGCGCGCACCGCTCGCATCCACGTCGGGTCGGCAGTCACCGTGCTGAGCTCCGACGATCCCGTCCGGGTGTTTCAGCGCTACTCCACGCTCAACGCCATCTCCGGCGGCCGTGCCGAAGTCATCCTCGGACGCGGCTCCAGCATCGACTCGTTCCCGCTGTTCGGATACGACCTTGCCGACTACGAGGGTCTTTTCGAGGAAAAGACCAACCTCTTCGCCGAGCTGCTCAAAGGTGGCCCGGTCACCTGGAACGGCAAGACCCGTGCACCGCTCAGCGACCAAGATGTCGTGCCGCACACCGAATCCGAACCTTTCCCGGTATGGATCGGCGTCGGCGGTAGCCCGCAGTCGGTCATCCGCGCCGCTGGCTACGGTTTCTCGCTGATGCTCGCGATCATCGGCGGATCCCCCGCGCGGTTTGCACCTTTCGCTCAGCTGTTCCATCAGGCCTTGGAACAATTCGGACAGGACCCCCGCCCGGTCGGAGTGCACTCGCCCGGGCACGTCGCCGCCACCGACGAGCAGGCGCGCGAAGAGTTCTGGCCACACTACTTGGAGACCATCCGTCGCTACAGCAAGATCCGAGGATTCGCTATCCCGACCAGGGAATCGTTCGCATACGAGGTCGGGCCGCACGGAGCGCTCTACGTCGGGTCCCCGAAAACCGTCGCGCAGAAGATCGCGACAAACATGACCACCCTCGGCGCGAATCGTTTCGACCTGAAGTACGGCATGCCCGGTCTCGCGCAACACGCAATGCTGAGCAATATCGAGCTCTACGGCACCAAAGTCATCCCACTCGTCCGCCACCTCCTGGCTTGATCAGCTAGTGTCTGGCTGCGCTGATGGCTGGACGATGAAGGCCCAAGGAATGCCCGGGCCCACCCTGTGGTTGACGCCGGCATGAAACGAATAGGTTTTCTTTCCTTCGGCCATTGGGGACCCGTCCAGGGCTCGCTGACTCGTTCGGCCCGAGACGCCTTGCTCCAAGGGATCGACCTCGCAGTCGCGGCCGAGGAACTCGGCATCAACGGAGCCTTCTTCCGCGTGCACCACTTTGCGCGCCAGCAAGCCTCGCCGTTCCCCCTGTTGGCGGCCATCGCGGCCCGGACCAGCCGGATCGAAATGGGCACGGGCGTGATCGACATGCGCTACGAAAACCCGCTGTACTTGGCTGAAGAAGCCGCGGCCACGGACCTCATCAGCCAAGGCAGGCTCCAGTTGGGCATCAGCCGTGGTTCACCCGAGCCGGCACTGCACGGCGCACGGTACTTCGGCTACGCGCCTGCCGAGGGTGAGGACGACGCAGCGATGGCCCGCCGCCACACCGCCGTTTTCCGGCATGCCATCGCGGGCCATGGAGTGGCCGAAGCCGATCCCTCCTTCATGGGCGGCGGCCGTGGCCTCCTGCCGATCCAGCCGACGTCGCCCGGTCTGCCGCGGCGCATCTGGTGGGGCGCCGGCACCCGCAAGACCGCCGTCTGGGCCGCGGAACAAGGCATGAACCTCATGAGTTCCACCCTGCTCACAGAGGACACAGGAGTTCCCTTCGACCAGCTCCAGGCCGAACAGATCAGCATGTTCCGGGAGGCGTGGGCGGCCGCGGGACACGGTTTTGAGCCGCGCGTTTCGGTCAGTCGCAGCATCATTCCCGTGGTTGACGCTGTGGACGAACGCTATTTCGGGCTGCGCGCGCAGGTGGATAACCGGGACCAAGTGGGCATGCTCGACGGTGCC is part of the Arthrobacter ramosus genome and harbors:
- a CDS encoding ABC transporter ATP-binding protein; this translates as MPVVLEHLGKRFGDGAPVLDDVNATIQQGEFVALLGASGCGKSTLLNILAGLDQPTSGALEVPSDGAAFMFQDSALFPWLTARGNIELALKLADKSGSLSKASRAARAGELLDLVHLGGAGDKRPHELSGGMRQRVALARALAQDRQLLLMDEPFAALDAITRDLLHDELERIWKETGRTIVFVTHNVREAVRLGQRVLLLSSRPGRVVAEWNVTEEHRTDAGRAGELTGTITRRLREEIRRHAN
- a CDS encoding ABC transporter permease; the encoded protein is MPIEQETRLVEGETVEQAPQSRHITSPSLKGNPDELRDLEAGLDKLQSDAHRKARIDWTRIILPIAALLVLILAWQFYVSLGFKRRDQVPGPLDVLSQFGALWAEGKAQEAVWTSLQRGVIGFLISVAVATPVGLLLAQVQPLRRAFGPLISGLQVLPSVAWVPAAIIWFGLSDGTVYFVVLMGAIPSIINGLISGVDQIPPQYRSVGKVLGASRLQMALQIVLPAALPGYLGGLKQGWAFSWRSLMAAEIIAVGGTIGFGLGSLLDQGRTLSDMATVMSAILAILFVGILIELVVFAPIERRLLLRRGLLAGSTR
- a CDS encoding MarR family winged helix-turn-helix transcriptional regulator — translated: MVTQGDLTAGAVVRRRMTAGELAIWRLLLDTTGELRKILGTELQGSNLSPADYQVLLALSEADGSRMRSSELASAIDWERSRLSHHLGRMERRGLIRRDECATDSRGAEVSLTDDGAEAFRRASAPHMKAIKKHFVDALTPGQFESLADILQSLQAHLHPESTVARGGEGGRS
- a CDS encoding NADPH-dependent F420 reductase, translating into MISGMLSPLGAPRIAVLGAGHVGPVIARVAIDAGYHVSIAASGDPGKIALITRVLVPGAEPRWAADAVSDADIVVLAIPLHKFEAFDHALVADKLVVDTMNYWPPIDGVREMFEDSGAGSSEIVQDRLHLSTIVKTLNHIGYHELEDERRPLGSRERRALGVAGDDPGAVAVVAEVIERIGYDAVRLDSLRAGRLLQPGGPVFGVPLGRTAFELATRVGAA
- a CDS encoding LLM class flavin-dependent oxidoreductase — its product is MDTFGDRTSDDEGRLQSHAQTIRDVVEQGVLADQVGIDFIGIGEHHTDDFPLSAADVVLAAIAARTARIHVGSAVTVLSSDDPVRVFQRYSTLNAISGGRAEVILGRGSSIDSFPLFGYDLADYEGLFEEKTNLFAELLKGGPVTWNGKTRAPLSDQDVVPHTESEPFPVWIGVGGSPQSVIRAAGYGFSLMLAIIGGSPARFAPFAQLFHQALEQFGQDPRPVGVHSPGHVAATDEQAREEFWPHYLETIRRYSKIRGFAIPTRESFAYEVGPHGALYVGSPKTVAQKIATNMTTLGANRFDLKYGMPGLAQHAMLSNIELYGTKVIPLVRHLLA
- a CDS encoding LLM class flavin-dependent oxidoreductase, whose product is MKRIGFLSFGHWGPVQGSLTRSARDALLQGIDLAVAAEELGINGAFFRVHHFARQQASPFPLLAAIAARTSRIEMGTGVIDMRYENPLYLAEEAAATDLISQGRLQLGISRGSPEPALHGARYFGYAPAEGEDDAAMARRHTAVFRHAIAGHGVAEADPSFMGGGRGLLPIQPTSPGLPRRIWWGAGTRKTAVWAAEQGMNLMSSTLLTEDTGVPFDQLQAEQISMFREAWAAAGHGFEPRVSVSRSIIPVVDAVDERYFGLRAQVDNRDQVGMLDGALSRFGKSYVGPPDALAEELAQDAAVQAADTVLVTVPNQLGVEYNVKLLGNIAKYVAPAIGWEAPAAQA